From Scatophagus argus isolate fScaArg1 chromosome 2, fScaArg1.pri, whole genome shotgun sequence:
AGATAATGATAGCAGATGTCACTATTCTATTTCCCCCCTTAattatttatgaatgaatttgtgTCTTGCCCACAGGGAGCCCTCATTCTTTTCTACACTGCACGAATTGCTTTGCTCAAAGGAAACTTCAAATTTGTGAGTACTGATAGTACTAACTACTGTGTGCAGTAGTAcggtttttaaaatgcagtacGGTTCTTATGCAATGCAGTCTCCGTGTTTCTCGGCAGGCCCAGGAGAAGTTCCTGGCGTGCATCGCGGCACAGCAGGAATGGCGTCAGATTCACCACCTGTGTTACTGGGAGCTGATGTGGGCCTACTCCTTCGAACTAAATTGGAGGGAGGCGTATCGATACGCTGACCTGCTCTGCAAGGAGAGCAAGTGGTCACAGGTAACTGATGTaacctttttctccttttgccCTGCTGTGAAAGTACTCatgtatttgtttcttctttgtgaCAAGGTGACTGCTCTTCTCTTGCAGGCCATCTATACATTTCAGAAAGCTGCCATTTTGAGCATGCTACCAGAGGAAGAAGTGATGGTGCTGGGAGAAAATGTGGTGGAATTATTCAGGTGTGCTGGAGAGAACCATTATTTGTGCACACAGTTGGTCGCAAGTCGTGCACGCTTCATACACTaactgtgtaattgtgtgttttgcaggcAGGTGGACGGTCGCCGACTGAGGATTGCTGGGAAGTCGATCCCAACAGAGAAGTTTGCAGCAAAGAAGGCACAGCGATATTTGTCTTCTAACCCTGTGAAGCTGGTTGTCCCTGCTTTGGTGAGATCACACTCCTACTTTCAACGAATCCAACGTCGTGATCGCACCTGTACTCCTTCTCAAACGGCTACCGCTTTCCTTCCCACAGGAAATGATGTACGTGTGGAACGGTTTCACGGTAGTTGGCAAAAGACCTGAGTTGACTGAAATCATCTTGACCGTATTAGACaaagcagaggagcagctcagAGATGAAGCTAGTAAGAGGAACAGCAGAACTTTAAagcacttttcttttctgttttttttttttttttggaagcaCCAACATGAAACTAACAGCTTTTTACTTAATTTGTAGACCCGTCAGAGTATCACCTGGATGACCAGTGTGTTGTCCAGCTGCTGAAGGGTCTGTGTCTAAGACATCTGGGGCGTCTGGTCCAGGCTGAGTTCTGCTTCAACCATGTCATTGCCAGGTGTGGCCGTCTTAAAGAccgctgcaacacacacactcaacacacacatcgACTGTTTTCCAAGGCTCAAAGTttttcaatttgaaaaaaaatccagcttGAGTTACTTCTTGGGTACTACAGAgctgttggagtgatttttaaCTGTtacatataattttttttttttttttttttttttttttgcagtgaaaaTGATATCAAGTATGACCACTACCTGGTGCCATTTACCATGTTTGAGCTGGGCCTGTTGCACAAGCAGAAAGGTGACATCAGCACGGCCATCGCTGTGATAGAAAATGCCAAGTAAGTGTTTGTCAGCCCGTCTACATTACAGGGTTAAAAATTGATGTTGTCTACCTTTGTTAAAGACAAGGTTGAAACTGGCAGCTCAGTTACTTGTTGGTCTGTGTGACTTCTTTACTGTCATATTACACAAAGAGCTGATAAGTgatcttttcttgtgtttttttttttttgttgttttttttttgtaggatGAACTACAAAGACTACAGCATGGAGTCAAGGCTACACTTCCGCATCCATGCAGCTCTCAACACTATGGGCTCTTTCTTGGCCAAACTTCCTCCTTCACGTACGCCAGCCTGAAAGACCACATGGGAGGAAGCTCAACCAAACAAAAGGCGTAAACCTGACAAAACCTCTCAACTCTGTTTTCTGCCCTCAACTCTGATTTTGCTTGATGACACATGGGCATCTTGTTGTCAGCTCTTTTATTATGGTACAGGTCCAAATTGAGAAGTATTTGGCTGGGATTAACTCCCGATGGCTGTGCTTAGGAACCTGTTTCTCAGTTATCTGGATAAAAGCTTGAgataatatttttacatctgtcCATGTTGCCAATATTTGAGGGACCCAGATATTACTCATTACAGATTTCCAGATTATCAACCTTCTTCTTGGAGCAGGCCCCTGCAGgtttgttgttgaaaatgaaGCCAACACTATGCTGAGTGACTTGTGGGACTGCATGGCAactataaatatttttcttcagtatTAAATTGCTGATTATGATTATGAGTACAaacttgtttaattttttttttctttactatttAATTTTATCTTTACACCATTCTGTGACCCTTTGGAGGGGAGTGAACCAATGGACAGGACTGTGCagcttaataataataataatactggtgtattattatatacatatatatatatatgtatatattataatacTTCTCACGAATGGATACACCagtattaataatttaataatgtaatatatcaGTGTTGCCTTAGTCAGTAGGTGATGGTACTCCAATACCTCTGTACATTTACTTAAGATTTGGAATGAGATACTTGTTATGGAAtaaatttacatacatttttgttATCTTTGTGTATCAGAAATTCAGTCATTGTAATTTGTATATTCTGTGATTATTTAATGGTACATTCTATACATGTGACATCTGTTGCACACCTGTCCATCCTCTGgattcctcctctgcagctcttctTGAGGTTTCTTGTGCTACTTCTTTCCCAGTTAAagagttttttggggggggtagTTTCCCCTCACTCCAATTGAGGTTCTAAGGATGGACTGTGTCATACACTGTACAGATTGTGatgtgtaatttgtaatttatactatatagacaaatgtattgggacacctggccatTGCAGTGCATTCCTAGGCATTAATATGGAATTGATCctccctttgcagctatagcagcttctactcttctgggaaggctttccacatgattttggagtgtttctgtgggaacttttgcCCATTGACGTACACTGtcaagttcatcccaaatgtgttggatgaggttgaggtcaggactccgTGTGGgcaagtcaagttcttccacaccaaactcatccaaccatgtctttatggactttgctttgtgcactgggacgCATTCaagctggaatagaaaaggaccttcctcaaactgttgccacataGTTGGAAGCAtagaattgtccaaaatgtcttggtatgctgaagcattaagatttcccttcactggaagtgaggggcaGAACTCAACCCGTTAAAAACAACCactgtctgaatacttttgtctatgtggTGTAAATTAAAATTGACATTGCTGTATTGATACTGGCGCTTGAGTTAATGAtctgagatagatagataaatatagATATCTGGatgcatgtaaataaaaaaaaaacaaaaaacggtGCGGGCGGTTATTATGCATCTGACCACGTGTTGTGTGAGATGATCAGCTGACTCTGccggaggaagaggaaagaagatgGAAGGGAACAGAGACGAAGctgaaaaatgtataaatatagcGACGAAAGCTCTCGAAGCCGGGGATAAAGAAAAAGCACTGAAGTTTCTCAACAAAGCAGAAAAGCTTTACCCAACTGACAGAGCAAAAGGTGAGACCGTTTGTGGCTGATTTGTCTGTTTGGCCGGTCGGGGCTAACCAAGCGAAGTGTTAGCGAGTGGCTGACGTTTGTTAACATCACTAACGGTTTAAGCTCACAGCAGGTCACCTGTTGACTATTGTAAAAACGATCAGAACTGCTAAGATGGCTAGTTAATGTTAGTCAAGAATAAACTATGGCGTGAATACAGGAAATTAAGCAATACACCTCGGAGTTAGCTTTGTGTAAGTTGTGGGCCTAGCGTTATGTTAGCCAGTGTTGACCTAGCTAGCGCTCCGCTGTTCGGGGACTGTTCACTAAATCGGGCTTATAACCCACATCTACACGGTGTAGTTAAGGCCGTGAGTGCTGgtctgttctttattttttttagctattCGTGAAGCGGCGTAGTGCGTCGGAATCCCAATAACTAACACACGTTAGCTAACCGTGAAACGTCAAGCCAGCATTCATTGAGCAGTCGGTGCAAGCTGTCAGTCGTCACAGCGTCTTGAACGCTAAGCTAGTTGATCTTAAAAGCAAATGTGTTGGTTGTAATATTATTTCAAGTACTAGACTTTGGCTTTTGCCATTACTGTTGCTGTGTAAAGGCCGGATTTCGGTGAGGGTAGGAGACTGGACAGTGATGTAGCACTCGTTCCTCCTAGTCCAATCCTTTAATTGAATGATTGACCTGGAGAGAGCCTCGAAGTATAGGCTAATCCGGGACACACAGCTGTCTGAGAGGTGACTGTAAACAGGTGTTAAGTACTGTTGGGATGACATGTTTTGGATTGTacttttaaaaagctgtttagTATACGACATTCTGAGCTACGGTTTAATAGCATAAACTTACTGATGACGAGTAGCGTTAGCTCCTCACTTGTTAAACTGTAACCTGTCATTTAAAATGGAATGAAGTTATATGTCCAACGGTGTTTCTTGTCTGCATAAGCTAATTATGTTTCTGAACAGCAACCTGGCAagattaaaagtttaaaatccggatggtttgtgtgtggggaaaaaaatcttggTGTGCTTTTCTGAGATGTCATACAAGCGGTTTATAACTGCTCATAACTTTGCTGATATCTAACAGATAGATTGACGTTAATAACAGAAAGTTAACCTTGTTGGAAGAAGTAATCATGGAGTCTTTTTATATACTGACAGGGAAAAAGATACAACGCTCCTTGGACTGAAGTTACATCCTGTATTGAGCATGTAAATAAGCAGTTGAAACAATAACACCAAGTCCTTGTTGCCGTCTTGTTTGGTTACCTTTCCGGTGGTGCTGTGCAGTGTTATCTGACAACCCTGGCACTCAAATGTCTGTGAGTCTTCACATCTACAGTCATGAGATGTCGCCCCATCCTGCTGAGGCACTGACGGAGTTGTGCAGGGGGTCCACAGGTCTGGCATTGAGTGACTAGGGGAGTGTGTCACATCCTCTGATGTTGCAATCACATTCAGAGGATTGACAGAAGAAGCAAGCAAGTACCTGCACACCAGCATTCCTCACAGCAACCACGTGGTGGTTGTACCTGTATCTCAAAGCACTGTCATGTTTGTGACGTCTGTCTTTGAGTTATCTGGTAGCAGTAAGCTGACTCAGTTCACCCAGCATTTTCTGGTCTGCTGTGAATACCTTCAGATTAAAGAGTGGCGATTGTAATAAGCTGTCAGTGTAATATTGAATTACAGCATCAAGAGGAGCGTGATTTACGTGATTAATAGATTAAAAGAATGATCAGTGCTTTCAGATTAGGTTGTCGCAGCCTCAAATTTATGCAGTTCAGAATGAATGGACACCACTGGCGTGCAAAGCAGAACAATAGAATCTGTAGAAACCATGTTAAGTAGCCTTGAGGGCTATGGGAAAGCAGCATAATGGTTGTGCAATAGGCAGCGCTTGTGTGCTTAAGTTACATGAGGAATGAACAATTAGGGACCATTACAACAGTTAAAAGCACATCTGCCGCCAAGCAGGAGATGATAATCCTGTTGACTGTCTTTGAGTAGGTATTTCAGCATCACCGACTATATTTCCTACATGGATAGCAATCCTGAACGTGAACTTAAGACTATTGGAGGGACACTGCAGTTA
This genomic window contains:
- the LOC124074014 gene encoding tetratricopeptide repeat protein 39B-like, whose product is METQENPLQQVDLSEPCEDAVSPKMDLESALKECSIALELFLNNRFADALALLKPWKSQSMYHAMGYSSMLVMQAAMTFDPKDMDAAMTSLRESLETCQRFRKKTGIMETLTNLWSRQPVENLTEEEMHAELCYAEVLLQKAALTFLDESIIGFIKGGMRIRNSYQTYKDCQALANVTRDVEKQRSTHIHFRGGVSMGIGSFNLMLSLLPSRVLRLMEFLGFSGDRELGLSELRQGAASNSLRSILSTLTLLMFHLYITVILGTGEGNLTEAEALLEPYANKFPNGALILFYTARIALLKGNFKFAQEKFLACIAAQQEWRQIHHLCYWELMWAYSFELNWREAYRYADLLCKESKWSQAIYTFQKAAILSMLPEEEVMVLGENVVELFRQVDGRRLRIAGKSIPTEKFAAKKAQRYLSSNPVKLVVPALEMMYVWNGFTVVGKRPELTEIILTVLDKAEEQLRDEANPSEYHLDDQCVVQLLKGLCLRHLGRLVQAEFCFNHVIASENDIKYDHYLVPFTMFELGLLHKQKGDISTAIAVIENAKMNYKDYSMESRLHFRIHAALNTMGSFLAKLPPSRTPA